CCAACATGGAACCCAAAGTTTCGACTTTACCAAATCCATATGGATACAGTTTATTAGGGACCTGATTACTGAAGCTTACCGTTAGTAGCGTCAACACGTCACTGATCAGGTCTCCCACAGCATGTACAGCATCGGCCAGCAAAGCCTGAGAATGGAAGTAAATTCCGCCTAAGAACTTTCCGACAGCCATGGAAGAGTTTACTCCTAAGCCAATCCAAGTAATCCTTTTTCCCTCCTTGCTAAGCATTGCACGATCTGCTTCTACGTGTCCATGGGAATGAGAATGTGTTAGGCTGGAAAATGAACTTTCCGTATGTGTCTGGCTATGGCTACCTGAATTTGGACCTTGAAGATGCGATATGGGCAAGTGAgggttgaaaaaatctttcaCATGACTGAAAACTGATTTATTTCGTTTCAAGGGAGGCAAAATCTCGTCAGGTTCTCCTTGACTGGgttgtttctctttgccCAGTTGGTCAGTATGGGTTTGGTTTTGAGTCTGATTGTGGCTGTGGTTGTGATTTAAAAGTATATCGTGATGAAACCAGCGGGTGTACATCTGGTTGATGTTGCTAGCACTTATCCCCTGAGACCTTATTAGATTTCGTCTCAGAAGAGTCTGGTCTATCACCCTAGGCCTCATCTTGGTGAAGAATATCAAgccaaggaagaaaaagatagGAGAGAGCAGGTACCGAAAAATTCGCGCTCAGCTACATCTACATGGGTCAAAGTTTAGATTATGGTCTGGCCTGTCTTTATAATGTCTATAGAAAACTCTGACAGGGTGCTATACAAATATCAACCAAATATGTGGGTTGTACCGAATGAAATATGTATCGTTCTAGCTTATGCTGTATCAAGATTGCTCATTTTCAACCTTAATAGGAGATTCGAAACTGTCATTTTGGGACTCAACCTTGATTTTAGTAGATCCAGTCCCATTGGAACCCTGCCCTTCTTCCGTGTTTTCTGTTGAACCCGCATCGGGCATGGCtccattttccaaaacctTGCCTGCGTTCCCAGCCACAGTACTCTTGTCTAGCGTGGATTGTTTAACGACAGATCCTTTCGATCCCTCCTTAGTTCTTTTCCCAATTAGGTCTCCAAAAGCTTCCCACTCTCTTTCCATCACAAATGGACCACTAACGAACTTGCGAATCAAAAATCTAGCCCTCGGCTTTTCGACACCCAGTAAAAGCTCTCTGTTTGCTATCTGCAGAAACTTGTACACTTCCAGcatcaaaagtttgaaatgGCCAAACCCTTCTGGATAAAAGATTAaagattcagaaactgTATCAAGCTGCCTTATCTGCTCAaattttggtttcttttcGACTGCCAGAAAAAACTCCTCAGTACTTTTTCTAGACTGATCGAGATCACAAAAAGGGCAAACAAAGATCTCATTGTTCCCGGGTTTGTTATCATTCATTTTGAGGCATTTTAAGTGAAACCACTCTTTACATTCGTCACATTCAACCATGACTCCGCTATCTGCTTCTCtgcaaaaacaaaacaatTCACTTTGTCCATCGTCAAGGTTATACATATTAAGATATAAGTTTCTCCACTGTTTAAACCTATGCTTTAACTGCTCTTTGTTGATCTTAAGCACGTTTTGAACTTGACTTGCCCATTCTTGAGTTTTTTTAACCTGTTCTTTAAAAAACGCAACATTCACATTCAAACCAGAAGCTTTCTCAATGATTTCCTTaccttcaaaaattttgggTCCAAACTCAAACTCTTTTAAAAAGATGTTTTGTTTGCCTGTCACTTTATAAGACTCtaaaagttttttttctttttcagaaagttCGATGTTATTTGCCAATTTTTGTTCGGCAGATTGCTTTTGCTTTCgcaaattcttcaactgatcaatctttggtTGAACAGCCTGGAGCCACTCATCGAGTATTTGCTTTCTTTCATTCTTCTCAGTGATGAATTTCCGTAGGTCTTCACTTTGAACCGAAAAGCGGTCCTTCCTATCATACAACTCCTTCAGTTTGTCAACATCGTAGCCCCCGATAGgtttcaacttgataaattcttcaagttctttatTGTAAAGTTGACTGCCTTTAAAATACTTGGTCAGTGGTTCCAACTTAAGAGCTCTATCATGTTCGTCTAAAATTTGTTCGCCTTCTTGTACCAAATGTTGAAGGTCACTTAGGGAAGTATGCACTGAAACGTTTTCAGCAGCCAAGtaccatttttttcttctgatgaGTTTCTCAAGACAATCCACCGACGGTAAGTTCACGCTAAattgttttcctttctttaCCAAAGAATCAATTACGGAAATGGAAACTTTTTGCTCTTGGTCCAAAAGTAGCTTGCGAAACTGGAtctcaaattcttcaaccaGCTTTCCATATTGGAGAAGTTcatcaatctctttggCTTCAAATCTTAAATTTGGAATCCGCGCTAAAAGCAGAGTGAATTCCTCCAGGCTGTGGCTAGTAAGCTGATGTTTGTCGACCAAAAGGTCTTTGGATTCAGAAATTGGATCGCTTACCTTAAGAAATCCCCTGACCTGATCTAACCAGTCGTTAGCATCCaaaacaaaactttctaaTGACTCAAATCCTTTTTTAGCCTTTTCCGGTATGTTATTATGGATTGCAAGTACTTTTTTCCCTTCTAGATATAGCTCCTGCAAAATGGAAATATTTGGTTGGGAGCTTGCTGTCAACTTGTCTTCCAATTTCTCATACCATTCCAACGGTGTTTGGTTGTAGGTTGCAAACAGGCCCATTGCCTGTATCAGGCTTTCATCTGGCTCAAACAAGTGCAGCTCCAAGACAGCATTCTGTTTCAAGAGCGCATTAATATAATCTTTCCGTTCTAAGGCTTTTTCTAAGGGCAAGGATATCTCTGTGTTATTGTGTATAATCACTATCTTAGAGGGAAAAGAATTTTCCAAGGCATCTGTGATGTAAGATGACGCGTTCTTGTTGATAAATTCATTAGTTTTGGGAAAATGTTGCCgaacttcttttctttctttgagaactttATTCAGCAAAGGTTTATACATATCCAGTGactccttcaaaatagtCGGGTCAGTACATTCCTTTGCAATGCTTAGTAACAGCTGAaacattgaaaataatGGATAGACGTTTTGCTCTTGCAGccatttttcagcttccAATCCTTTTGAAAGCCAAGATGGCGGGGCAAAGTTAACAGATTCAGATGTTGAGAATCCCAAAAATACTGTAGATGAATAGGCTTTGggaaatttgaagatgaattCACCTGGTTCTTGGTAACATGAATAAACATCAACGCCCTTCTCCTTTAAAAATTCTGGAGTTAGAAAAAAATCTTGACTATACAACACTTTCTCATCTTGATCCTTGAGGAGTGGTTGAAAAGCAGCATTCTTGTGTGAGAATCTCCTATGATTTCTTGAAGTGGGAATTTTATTCTCAAGAGTGCACTGTACGAAATCGCTATTTTTAAAGTCCTTTTGATATATCTGAAAGTCTGGTTGAGTCTCTGAAGGTGtgttattcttcaaatgctCCTTTAGTAATGCTTCATACTTTAAATGGTCTTTTGGAGGTATAAAATACCATACTTTAGTGTCCCCAATGTGATGGTAATCACACAAGTAAAGGTAATGATCTTCTGCCACCCAGTTTTGAGTACCAAACATCATTCCAATTGACAATGTAGGCTTGCTAATGGAATTGAACTGAGGTAAATATCTGAGAACGGAACTctgattttcaaaaaagttgttTAAATTCCACAGCCCATGCGTATCAGGAGGTGAGCCATTTTGATTGGTATTCTCTTTCACATGGTTCTGCAGCTTTTCATTCTTATTAAAACCCGACTCATGAACACTGGTTGGTATCCTTACTGAGCACTCGACCTCATAACTGCTATCTTTATCTTTAACAACAGTCCAATAGAGCTTTTCCAAGTCATTGGGTGTGGGATTAAAGGCAACTTTGAACCGCTCGAATAATAACTCTTGAAACTTGAGATTCTTGTCGAAAAATTGGCGCAAATTATAGAGGGGAGAGAGCTTGGAGTCATATGCAGATACATCGTCCACATTCATACCTTTGTGCCAATTGTAAAAATCGTACGTAGCGAGAGTTTGCTCATCGTCAAAAGTGATACCACTCCTATTGTCTGTCATCATGTCAAAATAGGTAGGGAATCCTAATTTTTGCAGTTTATCTCTTGATCTTTTATATTCTATCGCTGATCCAATTATAATGGGAATATCCTCGGAGCTTTCGTCAGTCTTTAATTTCTTTGTAGGAGGATCATCAGTGGAAGCAGTTTCGTGTTTCCTTGACCCACTGCTGCCGTTTTGAACCGAACCATTCACGGGAGGAGGAGAagtttctttatctttcttataatcaacatttttctgttcttcttctagcTTTGCAATATGTAAATCGTACCCATAAAGAACCTTGTGATAGGCACTTTTaagtgatgaagataaagaaCTGGTAATCTTACCGCTGTAGCCTAACTCACGACCGATTTGAGcccaaagtttcttctgGCATACAGTATCATACCCCCCACGAAGCTTAACGCAGACTCTCAATCGGTAAAGATCAAGCGACCTTTTATCTATACTAGGTAGCTTGGAAATAGTGATTTTATTCTCTCTGAGAAAGCTGGCTAATGATTGATGAAACTCCATTCTGGCCTCCACTTCTGACTTGTGGCTGTTCAACAGCTGCCGGCGGGCCCTAAACCAAAAAAGTTCTGTGTTTATATTCAGTTTATGTTCCCAGTTTTCTAGTATCACACGGACTGCCCCGtatttttctccttctgCCCTTATTGATTCGATGAACTTGTATGGATTTTCCATCTCTTGAGAGGATATGGTAAATGTGGGAATAGGTGGATATAATGGGTTTGTTGAAGAGTGTGTACTTCGTCCTTTCATGTTTATGCTCTCTAAAGGTGGATTGGCCCTGGTACGATGCTGTGGATACAGGTATGGATTATAGTGGTgagttgaatttgaatcCGAGACTCGATAACCGTCAGCCAACGTCTTGTAGAATCTAGTTGTTTTTGGGGGAGCCGTTGTAGAATGTGTGTAGAATGTTGTTGGACCACTAGAAAGCGGAGGACTGCCTAATTCAGAACCATTTGAAAGTGGAGGCTCTTGTTCATGTAACTTGCTGGAACGTGATGTATTAGTCTGTGAAATGTCGTCCGAATCGGCATTCGGAGCTGCGTTCTGCTTTGAAAACGAACTGGGCGAGCTACCGGGATCAACCTTGCTTGTCTGGCTATTTTCTATGTCCATTATCTACACACGGGTTCATATAAGGGCAGAGGGTTTGATGCTAGAAGTTACGTAAAaatggaaactttgaacggctctttcaattcgagggatgttggatgtttgACGCTGACGGAGGCGGGGTGGGTGTCTAGTGTCATCCACCATCTACCCAATGGGCAACTAAAGCTTTCATTTCTCATTGGGCGTTTAGTATGTTGACTTCTTCTGAGTTTCGACTgtattcttcaagttcaCGGTTTCTTTCTCCGTGACTTATTCAGCCAGTCGTGTAACTAGGAAGATTAATACCTCTTCCTACTTTTGGTCGAGCAAGTACTATGACATTAGCCTTCCTCTTCCCTCGAAAAAAATCATTATTTCTACCTAGCAATACAATATTAACACACTTCAAAATCTCTCATCTCTTTTAGGACATTATAATCCCGCAATACAATGTCGGATTTTCCTAAAGTCGAACAGGCTTCGCCGTCAGAAGGAATGCCGCAAGTTCAAACTAATAACGCCCCTGAGATAgaggaaattgaagatataATTAGAGATACACCAAACGTAATGGATGTGTTAGGAAACGGAAGTCAAAGTTGGGACGGAACAAATAGTAACGGGGCAGCAATGGGCTCATTGGACACTGTGCCGGCCAACAAACTGGTAGCATACAACAAATATGATAATAATATCTACCCAGATCCTTTACAACCTCTATCTGATACAGCTTTACCTAATTCTATGGGTTATTATAGCATGATAAAAGCTGGTGATAAGGGTCTGAAACCTCAATCTTTCCGgaagaccaagaagaaaccaacACCTTCTGGGCCAAAGACAAGGCCTGCATTTGTGATGAAACTCTGGAACATGGTCCATGATCCAAGTAATCAGGCTTTTATCCGATGGCTACCAGACGGGAAGTCATTTCAAGTCACCAACAGGGaagatttcttgaaacatGTTTTGCCCAAATATTTTAAACACAATAACTTTGCAAGTTTTGTGAGGCAGCTTAACATGTACGGATGGCACAAAGTTCAGGATGTGGGCAACGGCTCTTTGACTGCCAACGAAGAATTGTGGCAGTTTGAGAATCCCAATTTCATTAGGGACAGGGAAGATTTGCTGGATCAGATCGTTCGAAATAAGTCCAAGCCAGGTGAAGATGACGAGAACATCGATTTTGGACTtgttttgaatgaattgGAAACTATAAAGATGAACCAGATGGCGATATCTGAGGATCTTAGAAGGATACGACAAGATAATGAGACGCTCTGGCAAGAACACTACCTTGCAAGAGAGCGACACAAGACACAGGCAGAAACACTAGAAAAAATGATGCGTTTTCTTGCCTCTGTGTATGGCAACAACTCAAAGCTTCTGAGTGAACCTACCAACGATGAGTTTCAGAAGTCTTCCGGCGCTCCTCAACGGCACGATACCTCAAATATCAGCAAACCTACTAATGCCGCCTCTAAGAAGTTACTAATGTTGACGGACCATGCACATAAACCATCTACTAATGGCTCATCATCTACCTCGGGAGCTGCAACTGGAGATGTGACACCTACAGTTCTCCCATCACACAACTCTTCAGTAGCCTCACAGCACCCATTCATCCAAGAGATTGTGAACCGCTCCAATCAGAACTTGGCACCTATTAACTCAATGCCATCTCCTGGAACGTTTTTCCCAGAATTGAACGAACAACTAAATGAGTCCGCTTCTCAGAAGGTCAAGAACCACAGTTCCATGATGcaaaatgttgaagataACATCAACCAGCAGGGCGAATCAATTAAACAGATTCATGAGTGGATAAACAA
This window of the Komagataella phaffii GS115 chromosome 2, complete sequence genome carries:
- a CDS encoding Trimeric heat shock transcription factor, activates multiple genes in response to stresses that incl, which encodes MSDFPKVEQASPSEGMPQVQTNNAPEIEEIEDIIRDTPNVMDVLGNGSQSWDGTNSNGAAMGSLDTVPANKLVAYNKYDNNIYPDPLQPLSDTALPNSMGYYSMIKAGDKGLKPQSFRKTKKKPTPSGPKTRPAFVMKLWNMVHDPSNQAFIRWLPDGKSFQVTNREDFLKHVLPKYFKHNNFASFVRQLNMYGWHKVQDVGNGSLTANEELWQFENPNFIRDREDLLDQIVRNKSKPGEDDENIDFGLVLNELETIKMNQMAISEDLRRIRQDNETLWQEHYLARERHKTQAETLEKMMRFLASVYGNNSKLLSEPTNDEFQKSSGAPQRHDTSNISKPTNAASKKLLMLTDHAHKPSTNGSSSTSGAATGDVTPTVLPSHNSSVASQHPFIQEIVNRSNQNLAPINSMPSPGTFFPELNEQLNESASQKVKNHSSMMQNVEDNINQQGESIKQIHEWINKLAPTSSTTNSKKTDSDAIADDDFDVNDFFLPHTPVDEPGATSIPIIEELTPTDSLKRENGAGEGDNSASKRAKK